The Candidatus Eisenbacteria bacterium DNA window AATCTTGGCGCCACCATCGGGGAGGAATCACGATGCCGAGCCAGAGCTTCCAGCACGCCTCGCTCGACGACTCCAAGCTCGACTGCCTGCGGGGTCTCGAGCGCCGGCTCGGCAAGGTGTTGGTGGCCCTCGAGCCCCGAGCGACGCTCGCGGCTCTCTCCGACGCCGAGGTCGCGCAGGTGAAGGAAGCGGAGCAGCAGCTCGGCGTGGTGCTCGTCGCCTAAGAACGCTCTTGACCGGCTCGTCGAAGCGGGGGCATCGTTGCCGACGCCGAGCACACAAGCGCCATCATCGAGCGCGCGCGCCTTGGCGAAGCGCTCGGCGCCCGAGCGGGCGGAGCTGCGGCTCGGCGAAGTCGTCAACGATGTCCTTGCGCGTCAACAACGCGCACGCATGTCGTCGAGGTCCGGCTTCGCGTCTACGTCGCGCGCATGGCTGGCCATTTGACATAACGACTCCTCTCGGACATTCGGATCCCCGCTTGAATGTCCTATCCGCCCTTCGACGCGGCCGCGTGCATCGGCTGCGGCGCCTGCGTCGCCTCGTGCCCGAACGCAGCGGCGATGCTGTTCACCGCGGCGAAGGTCCGACACCTGAACACGCTCCCGCAGGGTCAGCCCGAGCGCGACGCGCGGACTCTCAAGATGGTGGCCGCGATGGGTCGCGAGGAGTTCGGAACCTGCTCCAACCACGCCGAGTGCGAGGCCGTGTGCCCGAAGGGCATCCCGCTCGAGTTCATCGCGGACCTGAACCGAGACCTGATCCACGCCGCGTTCCAACGACACCGCGAGCCGGTGCGCATCCTCGGCGTGCCGCAGCACGCGGCTCACGAGGACGTGTAGGACGGGCGTCCACCGCTCGAAGCTTCCAACGAGGAGATCGCCCTATGCCCTACCAGACCATCAATCCCTTCACCGAAGAGCTGCTCGAGAGCTTCGACGAACACACGAACGCCGAGCTCGAGAAGATCCTCCGAACGGCTCGAGACAACTACGAGCATGACTGGAGTCAGAGATCGCTTGCGGAGCGCAGAGTCGTCATCAAGAGAGCGGCCTCGATTCTGCGCGAGGAGATCGATGACTTCGCGCGGCTGGTCACGCTGGAGATGGGCAAGCTGTTTGGCGAGGCCCGCGCGGAGGTCGAACTGAGCGCCGACATTCTGGACTACTACGCCGACAGGGCGCAGGAGTTTCTCGCGCTCCAGATGCTGCACGTCGAGC harbors:
- a CDS encoding 4Fe-4S dicluster domain-containing protein, with product MSYPPFDAAACIGCGACVASCPNAAAMLFTAAKVRHLNTLPQGQPERDARTLKMVAAMGREEFGTCSNHAECEAVCPKGIPLEFIADLNRDLIHAAFQRHREPVRILGVPQHAAHEDV